In Croceicoccus sp. Ery15, a genomic segment contains:
- a CDS encoding TonB-dependent receptor domain-containing protein: MKGLNMYRATVSLLALALSSPAVAQSVDAKSGSGAQGGMPPQSESIIVTGGRVDEGDVAGSADIVGPEDLREFEYGDVNRVLRQVPGVNLQEEDGFGLFPNIGLRGTPVERSSNITLMEDGVLIAPAPYAAPAAYYFPAVGRMAAVEVVKGARAVAYGPRTIGGAVNFRSTPIPVAGFAGSASGQYGSRGYYQGHGWVGGETDNVGALLETFQQGSDGFKTIDGFPNADTGFDRQDYRGRFAVHSSPDAPTDARLELVYGRSELDANETYLGLVDTDFAADPYRRYAASQRDRFTGEHDQYRITGSLRLIDDTKIAATLYRNDFARSWSKLQDIDFDGDGRFEAIQPVFDDPNANPEALAILRGADSAAGALRVRNNNRVYRSQGLQVSLEKPFDTGSLRHNLTVSARIHEDEEDRLQNEDFYSQTAGDLVFVRQTALGAQANREAKADAIAFYFEDRIEFGRLTLTPGIRYEGITLTRLDYDRDDPERLAGPTRTRKTNIDEWLPALGATYDLGNVRLIAGVSRGFSPPGPGNPDARAEKSWNYEAGARFQNNLVSASAIAFYSDYSNLLGNCTQSVGCSVGDIGDQFNGGAVTAKGVELSASATPTIGEAISFPISVAYTFTDAQFDSNFESEFFGSVSAGDALPYLARHQLYAETGVVYGPVSMTLGANYVSKVRTEAGSGPIPVAERVDDRIIFDLAGRFAVTDEVSLFARIDNLLDETYAVARQPTGLRPGAPRRFVGGASLRF, from the coding sequence TTGAAAGGATTGAATATGTACCGTGCAACTGTCTCTCTTCTGGCATTGGCGCTCTCCAGTCCGGCGGTCGCGCAGTCGGTTGATGCCAAAAGCGGTTCAGGCGCGCAGGGCGGCATGCCTCCGCAATCCGAATCGATCATCGTCACCGGCGGGCGAGTTGATGAGGGCGACGTCGCCGGGTCGGCGGACATTGTCGGCCCCGAGGACCTTCGCGAATTTGAGTATGGCGACGTCAATAGGGTCTTGCGGCAGGTGCCGGGGGTCAATCTTCAAGAAGAGGACGGGTTCGGACTTTTTCCCAATATCGGATTGCGCGGTACTCCGGTGGAACGTTCGAGCAATATCACGCTGATGGAAGACGGGGTGCTCATTGCGCCAGCCCCCTACGCGGCCCCCGCAGCCTACTATTTTCCGGCGGTTGGCCGAATGGCGGCTGTCGAAGTCGTCAAGGGAGCTAGGGCTGTGGCTTACGGACCCCGCACGATCGGCGGGGCCGTGAACTTTCGCTCGACGCCGATCCCCGTCGCGGGCTTCGCCGGTTCGGCTTCAGGCCAATACGGATCGCGCGGCTACTACCAGGGACATGGCTGGGTCGGTGGCGAGACAGATAATGTGGGTGCGCTGCTCGAGACCTTTCAGCAGGGGAGCGACGGGTTCAAGACGATTGACGGGTTCCCGAATGCCGACACCGGCTTTGATCGTCAGGATTACCGCGGGCGGTTTGCCGTGCATTCAAGCCCTGACGCGCCCACCGACGCTCGCCTCGAGCTTGTCTATGGAAGATCCGAGCTGGACGCGAACGAGACCTATCTCGGGCTTGTTGATACAGACTTTGCCGCCGACCCTTATCGACGTTATGCGGCAAGCCAACGCGACCGCTTTACCGGTGAGCATGACCAATACCGGATAACAGGCAGTCTCCGCCTCATCGATGATACGAAGATCGCCGCGACGCTCTATCGCAACGATTTCGCTCGAAGCTGGTCAAAATTGCAGGATATCGACTTCGATGGCGATGGCCGCTTTGAGGCCATTCAGCCCGTGTTTGATGATCCTAATGCAAACCCTGAAGCCTTGGCCATTCTTCGTGGAGCGGACAGCGCCGCGGGAGCGCTTCGGGTCCGTAACAACAATCGCGTGTACCGCAGTCAAGGGTTGCAGGTGTCGTTGGAAAAGCCTTTCGATACGGGATCGCTTCGACACAATCTTACTGTATCGGCGCGCATCCATGAGGATGAAGAGGACCGTCTGCAAAATGAGGACTTTTATTCGCAAACAGCCGGCGATCTTGTTTTTGTCCGTCAGACGGCGCTCGGAGCACAAGCCAATCGCGAGGCCAAAGCTGATGCCATCGCCTTTTACTTCGAGGACAGGATTGAGTTTGGAAGGCTCACACTCACACCTGGCATTCGCTACGAGGGCATCACGTTGACCAGGCTGGATTATGATCGGGACGATCCCGAGCGACTGGCTGGTCCGACACGCACGCGCAAAACGAACATCGATGAATGGCTCCCAGCGCTCGGTGCCACATACGATCTCGGGAATGTTCGGCTGATTGCAGGAGTCTCACGCGGCTTCTCCCCTCCCGGCCCGGGCAATCCGGACGCCCGTGCGGAGAAAAGCTGGAATTACGAAGCTGGCGCCAGGTTCCAAAACAATCTGGTAAGCGCCTCTGCAATTGCGTTCTACTCCGATTATTCCAACCTGCTCGGAAATTGCACGCAGTCGGTCGGGTGCAGCGTGGGAGACATCGGCGATCAGTTCAATGGTGGGGCCGTTACGGCCAAAGGTGTTGAGCTCTCCGCCTCGGCGACACCGACGATCGGCGAGGCGATTTCATTTCCCATCTCAGTTGCGTACACGTTTACCGACGCACAGTTCGACAGCAATTTTGAGAGCGAATTTTTCGGTTCCGTTTCCGCCGGCGATGCCCTGCCGTATCTCGCCCGCCATCAGCTGTATGCCGAGACGGGCGTTGTTTACGGTCCTGTATCCATGACGCTAGGTGCCAATTATGTATCAAAGGTGCGAACCGAAGCCGGCAGCGGCCCCATTCCGGTTGCCGAGCGGGTGGACGACAGGATCATTTTTGATCTTGCTGGACGATTTGCCGTAACCGACGAGGTATCACTCTTCGCGCGTATCGATAATCTGCTCGACGAAACATATGCTGTCGCACGCCAGCCAACCGGCCTGAGACCGGGTGCGCCGCGCCGATTCGTGGGAGGAGCTAGTTTGCGCTTCTAG
- a CDS encoding cation diffusion facilitator family transporter encodes MSGEGDLQLDTTAKRKTLSIVLWLNVAIAIGFFAVGYLADSNALLANGLDNSSDAIVYALSLLALTRSRKWKRGAARFSGIMLLVFAAGVIADAIRRFVEGSDPGGVMMMAMAAVAAVVNLICLRMLQNMQEKDVNLRAATTFSFNDFISNGGIIIAAIIVMLTGANWPDLVVGVAVAAIAIYGGIDILRDTHKDRHDERGTVHGDKRE; translated from the coding sequence ATGAGCGGCGAAGGGGATCTGCAACTCGATACAACTGCCAAGCGGAAAACGCTTTCGATTGTTCTGTGGCTCAACGTGGCGATTGCCATCGGGTTTTTCGCCGTCGGCTATCTGGCCGATTCCAACGCCCTCCTGGCTAACGGCCTCGATAATTCTTCGGACGCCATTGTCTATGCGCTCAGCCTGCTCGCCTTGACCCGATCACGGAAATGGAAGCGCGGAGCCGCTCGCTTTTCAGGGATCATGCTGCTGGTCTTCGCTGCCGGGGTCATTGCCGATGCCATAAGGCGCTTCGTGGAGGGTTCCGATCCCGGCGGAGTAATGATGATGGCGATGGCTGCAGTGGCAGCTGTCGTGAATCTGATCTGTCTACGAATGCTGCAGAACATGCAGGAGAAGGACGTCAATCTCCGCGCCGCCACAACCTTCAGCTTTAACGATTTCATCTCCAATGGTGGCATCATAATTGCCGCCATTATCGTCATGCTGACAGGTGCCAACTGGCCCGATCTCGTCGTTGGCGTCGCCGTTGCGGCAATTGCCATATATGGCGGGATCGACATTCTGCGCGACACCCACAAGGATCGGCATGACGAACGCGGAACCGTGCATGGCGACAAGCGCGAATGA
- a CDS encoding STAS/SEC14 domain-containing protein, with the protein MNLSEEDGLNLVEAARTVQTSDCDTFVAVFERSARRRNDTVPMLLALAPNFSGGLWRDLKFDIRPKDSFGRIAIVDDQKPEKRGTRIFDRLFRAELQVFPFSKRKQAENWAQARGVNA; encoded by the coding sequence TTGAATTTGTCGGAAGAGGATGGACTGAACCTGGTCGAGGCCGCCCGAACGGTGCAAACATCAGATTGCGATACCTTCGTGGCCGTTTTCGAACGTAGCGCGCGGCGCAGAAACGATACGGTTCCGATGCTGCTCGCACTCGCACCAAACTTTTCGGGAGGTCTTTGGCGTGACCTTAAGTTCGACATCCGGCCCAAGGACAGCTTCGGGCGGATTGCTATCGTCGACGACCAGAAACCGGAAAAGCGGGGCACTCGAATATTTGACCGCCTGTTCCGCGCGGAGTTGCAGGTCTTTCCGTTTTCCAAACGCAAGCAGGCGGAGAATTGGGCTCAAGCCCGAGGTGTCAACGCATGA
- a CDS encoding cation diffusion facilitator family transporter, which yields MMAHAHGHAGHSHGEENLSDRQLVFAVAINVLLTLAQIIGGIVSGSLALIADALHNFSDAASLGLAWFARRMGRRPADKLMTFGYAQGEVVAALINLTTLLIIGFYLIVEAVNRFAEPQPVEGWTVIWVAGIALIIDLVTAFIVYRGAHDSINMKAAFLHNVSDALASVGVIVAGVLILLYDLTIADLVITLIIAGYVIWQGVTLLPRTVRLLMGAVPDELEFDRIVAFLESQQGIESVHHVHIWNLGEHHRALETHIVLSSGSLDDFETLKMSVKEQLAQRFEIAHATLEACKAHDCNTDLVPPHHSSR from the coding sequence ATGATGGCGCACGCCCACGGCCATGCAGGACACAGCCACGGTGAGGAAAACCTGAGCGATCGCCAGCTTGTGTTTGCTGTCGCCATCAATGTTCTCCTGACGTTGGCCCAGATCATCGGCGGCATCGTTTCGGGCTCGCTGGCACTAATCGCGGATGCGTTGCACAATTTCAGCGACGCGGCTTCCCTGGGCCTTGCATGGTTTGCGCGCCGGATGGGTCGACGTCCGGCCGACAAGCTGATGACCTTCGGGTACGCCCAGGGAGAAGTGGTCGCCGCGCTCATCAATTTGACGACCTTGCTCATTATCGGATTCTATCTGATCGTCGAGGCAGTCAACCGTTTCGCCGAGCCGCAGCCGGTCGAGGGATGGACGGTGATCTGGGTGGCGGGCATCGCTCTGATCATCGATCTCGTGACCGCCTTTATCGTCTATCGCGGCGCGCATGACAGCATCAATATGAAGGCAGCCTTCCTGCATAACGTCTCGGACGCGTTGGCATCGGTTGGCGTGATTGTAGCCGGCGTACTCATCCTTCTCTACGATCTTACCATCGCCGACCTTGTGATTACGCTGATCATCGCAGGTTATGTGATCTGGCAGGGTGTTACGCTTCTTCCGCGAACTGTGCGACTATTGATGGGAGCTGTTCCCGACGAGCTGGAATTCGACCGGATCGTCGCCTTTCTTGAAAGCCAGCAAGGCATCGAAAGCGTGCACCACGTCCATATTTGGAATCTCGGCGAACACCATCGCGCTCTCGAAACGCACATTGTTCTCTCGTCGGGATCACTCGATGATTTTGAAACCTTAAAAATGTCCGTGAAAGAGCAACTCGCTCAGCGGTTCGAAATTGCGCATGCGACGCTCGAGGCTTGCAAAGCGCACGATTGCAACACCGACCTGGTTCCGCCTCATCACTCTTCTCGGTGA